Below is a genomic region from Dioscorea cayenensis subsp. rotundata cultivar TDr96_F1 chromosome 14, TDr96_F1_v2_PseudoChromosome.rev07_lg8_w22 25.fasta, whole genome shotgun sequence.
GAATCACGGAGGAGTGATCTCGAAGGAGAATTTGCATCTCAAGTCTTCAGATACTACTGTAAAGATCTTGGAATTAGGATAGAGAGTTCTCGGCCCCCTACACACCTCAACAGAAAAGGTGTGGTGGAGCGCAAGAATAGGACGGTTGTAGAGATGACAAAGTGTTTGCTCAGAGGTGGTGGGCTCCCAACTGATTTTTGGGCAAAAGCACCAGCAACCTCGATGTATCTAATCAACCGATCGCCAACTCAAGCTTTGGGGGACATGACACCATATGAAGCATGGCATGGAGTAAAACCAAATGTGAGTTACTTTAGAGTCTTCAGCTGTGTTGCATTCGCACTTACACCTTCACAGAAGCTCAAGAAGTTAGATGAAAAATCTGAGAGGTGCTTGTTTGTGGGCTATTGCTCAAAATCCAAGGCTTATAGACTGTTCAATCCTGTTACATCTAAGATGATTGTTAGTAGAGACGTGATTTTTCATGAGAATTCACAATGGCAATGGGAAGGAGTCAAGGAAGGTCCAGTGATAGCTGTTGAAGAATTAGAAGACaatgaagaaaagaacaaaTTCAGTGTAGGTGATGAAGCTGTGCAGGGAGGAGCAATAAGGGATGATAGCTTATCAAGAGCCAAGGAACCTACGTGCAGCTCAAGTTCTCGGGTGACATATGTTGATGAAACACCAACTAGAAGAACTAAACTTCTAACTGATGTATATAATTCTTGTACATTTGCCTTGCATGTTGCTAATCCACAGGTGTATCAAGATGCAGTAAAACACAAAGAATGGCAGGAGGCCATGGATGCTGAATTGGCATCAATTCGAAGCAATGATACTTGGTTTCTAACAGAGCTACCAATTGGGAAAGGGGCAGTGGGTCTCAAGTGGGTGAGCAAGACCAAGTTTGGAGCTGATGGAGAAATACAAAAGCACAAGGCGAGGCTCGTGGCCAAATGATATGTGCAGCAATATGGTTTGGACTATGAGGAAGTCTTCTCACCTGTAGCAAGCCTTGAAACTGTGAGAATTATTCTTGCTTTAGTTGCTCAAGCTTGCTATCCTGTGTATCATTTCGATGTGCGTTCAACATTCCTTAATGGAGAGATCTATGAGGAGGTCTATGTGTTAAAACCTGAAGGGTATGAGGTCTCTGGCAAGGAGCATCTAGTGTACTGATTGAAGAAGGCACTCTACAGGCTCAAGCAAGTACCGAGAGCATGGTACAGTAAGATTGACAATCATCTCAAGAAGCACGGGTACCTGAGGAATGAAATCGAATACACATTGTACAGGAAGGAAGATAGAGAAGGGAACTGAATACTCATCAGtgtctatgttgatgatatagtTTACACAAATGGTTCAAAGGTTTTAATTGAACAGTTTAAAGAAGAGATGAAGATAACATTTGATATGTCAGACTTGGGTATGATTAAATACTTCCTTGGTCTAGAGATACTTCAATCAAGTGAAGGGATGTTCATATCACAGAGGAGGTACATTGAAGACTTGTTGATTCAATTGAACATGAAGCATTGCAAGCATGCTGAGACACCAATGGGAGTCAATGAAAAATTCATGAGTAGCGAGTCTGATGAATTAAAAGATCCAACAGTATATAGAAGTCTCATTTGGAAGCTTCTCTATGTTGTACACACACAACCTGATATCTGTTATGCTGTCAACTTCCTATCAAGATTCATGAGTAGACCAAGTCTTGAACATCTTGGAGCTGCCAAGAGAGTGGTGAAGTATCTAGCTAGAACAACCATGCATAGGTTGTTCTATTCCAACAGGAGAAAAGGCTACCTAGAAGGCTTCACGGACAACGACTAGGGTGGTTCTTTGGGGGATCGAAAGAGCACCTCAGGTATGTTTTTTAGACTCGGGTCATGAGCAATCACTTGGTCTTCAAAGAAACAAGATGTGGTGGCATTGTCAATGACCGAGGTTGAGTATATTGCCTCTACTTCAGCCGCATGTCAAATGGTGTGGTTGAGAAGAATTCTGAGTGATTGTGGGTAAAGGATTGTTAGTTCTTCAGTTCTATAGTGTGATAATCAATCCAGCATAGCTGTTGCCAAAAACCTTGCCTATCATGTATGAACCAAACACATAGATGTTAGATTCCACTTCATTCGGAGCTTGGTGACAGATGGGTTAATAGTTAACAACATTGCAGCTCAAGAGATTAGTTAGCAGATATATTCACTAAATCTTTACCTACAGAGAAGCACAAGAGCATGAGAATTCAACTTGGAGTCAAGATGCTTCAATCAAGGAAAGGTGTTGAAGCTGGTAATGTGCCATGATTGAAGAGCATGGTTGGTGTGCAGGTGTCAGCAGTAAGATGGGAGTCATGGCGATCGTTTGCGGTTAAGTATGGTAGTGTATGGTTGGGCAAGGCTATAGCATGGTTTCAGTAATGGACCATGTTAAGGCTCTCTGTACTAGGGTCTTTATTTGAAAAGTCTGGTTTGTGTTTTGAatggatttaaatatagtatctAGTTTAAGGTAATGGGCCAATGATAGAATAGATAGTGGAACCAGTTAACCAATGGTTGTTAGTCTTTATTACTTTTGGTTTGACTaacttttgatatatataatgaatggGAGAGCTGTAAGCTCATTGGCTATCAAAAACTTCAAAAGTTCTTCGTTCTCTGGTCTAGAGCTTTGACCAGagtttctcttttctctttaacttctcttcttttccttctcagGTTGAGTGTTTTCAAGTGTAGCCGGAGCCTCGATCCTCAACAATTTCCATGTGTACTCTTTGGAAGGGAAGCAGTTTACGATTCCCTTGGCATACCTAAACAATGTTGTTTTCAAGGAGCTTTTGAAGAAATCAGAAGAAGAGTTCATTGCCTTGTAATGCAGTATTTATAGAATATGTGCTCTTTATGTCTTGGTAATCCAAATGTTCTACTTTCGCTGTTGAACATACTCAACAGCTAGAAATCCgcactttttgaatttttggtgttcttattttaatcaaatctaaACTTGTACATCATCAATAGTTTTGTGATAcctaaatttttgataaaatttattttatctatcaTTACTTGCCAATTGATGACTAAAACTTGTTGAAAggaataataatgaaaaaaatatttcattcatTGTTGTATTGTAGTATGCAAGTATTCTAGTCATAACAGGAAACTATAATTAAGGAGAATATTTGTAAAGCAATTatgtcataaaatatataataatcactGAGAAGTGAGCTTTCAGTGAATATATCTAAAGATCTTCATTCTTAATGGTTTTTTCTGGGTtgaatttaaagattaatttcATTGATATACTGCTATGTATACATGTTTCAATTGATCTTGCCTCTATGAGCATTTTAGATCTATTATAGACTCATTTACAACcctaaatatgataaaaaaaagttgtgaattacatgaaattattgtaaattaaactgataaattaattattgtggACTATTAGTTATTCTAATATGCCATTCAATATGTGTTAGTCTATGTTAACTACCCAAATTGAAAAAgtaaatcaaacaaaccaaGTTTCCATCCCAAGGTAAATCAAACATATCATTTTGGCAACCTAAAAGCTTAAGCTACCTCTTGTGCGGGTGCATTCTTGGCTGCACGACTCTCTAGACATGATCTACCGTCTCCTGAGTGGGTGTATTTTGTGTtagaattttataattgtatgaGTGGACCCTATATTGGGAGATGTGGTCTTGTGTTCATGTGCATTTATAAACTTAGAATGGGCTACTTGTCAAAAAGCCTCAAGGCCCAATGACTTCACCATTCCTTGTTTTGTATATGCACATGACACTTTGTTATCACATCCTATGTGGGCTATTTTTAGTTTCtacatcctctctcaagttcaactcggttTTTTCTTTCCAAAGTTGAActtatttggacttgtacactacttgtgtctctgAGATCCTGTTCACATGAACTTGTACACCACTGTGTCTCACAGGTCCTGTTCACATGAACTTGTATACCACTTGTATCTCAGAGGTCCTATATCTCATCTtctttaatacatatatatatatatatatatatattgggctccactatatttttaggatCTTAATTTGTCATGAGGCTGCTGTAtctttgataccatgttagaattTTATAATTGTGTAAGTGAACCCTATATTTGGAGTGTGGACTTGCAATGGATGCAGAACCTACTCCCCACCGCAAACCCTTGCTGATCCAAGATGGAGAGAAGGCATGGATGCAGAATACACAATCCTTCTGAAGAACTGAACCTGGCATCTTGTTCCACCTCAACGAGGCCAAAACATCGTAGACTGTAAGTGGGTGTTTAAGTTAAAACAAAAGGTTGATGGCACATTAGACAAATAAAAGGAGCGTCTTGTTGCAAAGGGATTTAAGCAACGATATGGGATCGACTATGTTGACACGTTCAGCCCAATGGTTAAACCAACCACTGTCTGGCTTATATTGTCTATTGTTATCTCAAGGAGATGGAACCTAAGATAGGTGGATGTCCAAAATGCATTCCTACAAGGAGTAATAGAAGAGGATGTGTATATGTGCCAGCCACCGGGTTATGAAGATCACAAACATCCCAGCTATGTTTGCAAGCTTGAGAATGGGTTACAAACTAAAACAAGTACCTCAAGCATGGTACTCGCGTCTAAGTTCAAAATTGTACGAACTTGACTTCATCCTGTCCAAGGCCGACACATCTTTGTTCATTTTCAACGAGGTGGGAGTAACCATCTACATGCTCATATATGTAGATGGCATCATAATAGCAAGATCTTGCAACAAGACTACTGACAAGCTTCTTCAACAGCTAGCAGTAGATCTTTCTATCAAAAATCTAGGAAAGTTAAGTTATTTCCTGGGGGTTTAAGTCATTAAAGATTTTGACTCAAAAAGTACATTTCTTATCTGCTCCAGAGGACACATATGCAAAATTGCAAGTATATATCTACTCCTATGGAAACTATGGAAAAACGATCAAAGGTACAAGGAACACTATTTGAAGAAGCGGAAGCGTTTCAATATAGAAGTACAGTTGACGCCTTGTAGTACTTGACACTCACACAGCCTGACATTTCTTATGCCATGAACATCCTACTAACTTTCATTCGAGTATTGTTAAAAGGATACTCAGATACATTAAGGCCACACCAACAACAGGGTTGTTAATTCGAAGATCTTCTTACATTGTTGAATGCTTTCTCTGATGCAGACTGGGCCGACTGTCTAGATGATTGACCCTCAATAGGGGGCTTCACTGTCTTCTTTGGACCCAACTTGGTGTCATGGAGCTCGCGGAAACAACCTACAGTGTCACGTTCTAGTACAAAGGTAGAGTACAAAGCTCTTGCTAATGCCACAGCTAAAGTGATATGGTTCCAGTCAATTCTGAAAGAGCTTAAAATTTTTCAGTCACAGGCGCCGTGTCTCTAGTGTAACAATATTGGGGCTACATACATGACTGTCAACCCAGTGTTTCATGCTCGCACAAAGCATAGCGAGGTGGATTTCCACTTCGCCAGAGAAAGAGTTGCGCTAGGAGCATGGAAAGTCAAGTTTGTGTCTTCTGCAGATCAGCTTGTAGATATTTCAACCAAAGCTCTTCCTTGGTAATCATTTGATTGACTTTTGTACTATCGCAATTTGGTTCCTACCAATTGTGATTGAGGGAGGTTGTTAGAAGAAGTCAAGGCTAATAGCAAGATACTGCGAATTTTTTGTACATCCTGCCCTTGATTTAGTCCATTATGTTGTCACGCTTCCCATTATATACGCTAAGTGTAATCCTCTCCTTctataaataaactcaaagcaAAAAAGGCATGTGTGCAACAAATATACGAAGTTTTTCATTTTGGCCCATATGACTCCCAAGTTGTGTTGTGTTGATGTGAGCCTATATGCTTGCCTGTATGACTCTCTAAACCTTCAAACAAAGCTCAAAACATTGTCAAACCTCTTCTTGAGTGTTAGAATGAGATGTAAAACAATAGATTAAGCTAACAACAAAATTTTAGCTTGGGAAACCTTTTCAAATCTAGGAAAAAAACCACGTGACGCCTTAGAGtcactttaaatttatttcattatatcaACTATGGGATGGCAATGATTCTCTCTAGATACGACTAAAGGATCACAACTATACTAGTTTTAATGAATCAACAAAAGATTTTCAACAAGACATGCCATCTCTAAGATAGATAAgcacaataaacatcaagaaGAAGATTGAGTAAGAAAGCAAACACTAAGGTCGAGGAGAGTTGCTTGCAAGGAATCACTCCTTTGAGTTTGAATAACCGACATTGATTTGTTGCTCAATCTTCTTGCCCTAGCTCAACACCctctcttcctttcttctttcttcttggttTCACTCTTGCCCTTTCTTCTCTCGCCTTCACTTTTCTTCTCCATAGTTGACATAGGCCTGCAGCCCATTTACTCTAGCTAGCCCACCAACTGAGCAATGCACTCTCAACATCTTCAGAAACTCCTCTTCTTAACATAGGCATCACATACTCCATATATACTGAATCATAAGGCAATGTGATCAGATCATAACATGCTAACCAGAATTCTTCTTCTGATATCTTCAAGGGCTCCTTAAAACAATATTGTTTAAGTATGCCAAGGGAATCAAAAACCTCTTCCCGTCTAAAGTGTACACATTGAAATGGCCTTTTTTCTGCAAGAGACAGATGCACTGCATTCTTTGGAATCAGATTGCTCGGCAGCTCTAGGTGAGGCAATCTTTCTCCCTAATGCTCTGCCACTTCTGCCCATCTTATTGATGTTCTTGGGCATGTATCAAACATTGGTGTATATAAAGTTAGTGTCATTGTCTTGGCCGCAAAAACAATGGCACccatatatttatgtatatgtgtgCGAGAAAGAGGATAACTTCATCTGTCCATTGATGGTACAAAGGAGCAAGGTCATGTTCTGTGGAGTTGAGGAAAGAATGGACCAGATGTGTTTGTGATTTCCATTGCATTTCCTCCTTATCTTCTTTGACAGCTTTATGACATGTCGGGTCGACAATTAATGTTGTTAGTGGTAAAAATATgcaccttttatttattttttttctcaaatacgAAGAAGGGAAGAATGATGTGAATCAAAGATACATAATTAGCTGGTGGAAACTGACAGGTTTAGTAGAGTTAGACAAACCATATGCACCGAAACCTTCAGTGCTACATCAAGACATCAAGTAGTCTTCGTGCAGTTTGTCCTTGTGGACCAACAGACGACACAATTTGTGGCAATAAGGAACTGAAAATCTAGTATCATGGATTAATAACCTGAACCGAACATTTTGTATGATTATAGATGAGataaagaaggaaaatgaaATGCAAACCAGAAAACATCTTGGCCACACTTCACGTGCCAATTGCACCACCAAATCCAAAAATTTTGCTTTCTATATCCTGTCATCTAGTCCACAGAACATGGCCTTGGTGCTCACCATCAATGAAGGAAGCTATACTCTTTCGTGCCTATATAAAAGTGCATACCTGCCATTGCTTTTGCAACCAAGACAAGCACAATTTTCACATATACCAAACTTTCATCAGCTTTCATAAACATCTCTAAGATGGCGAGGACGTGGCAGAAGATGGCAGCAATGGCGAGAAAGATTTCCTCACCAAGAGCCAATGAACACTCTGATTTCAGTGCATGCAGTACATCATCTGTTGCAGAAAAAGGCCATTTCAATGTGTACACTTTGGAAGGCAAGCGGTTTATGATTCCCTTGGTATACCTAAACAATGTTGTTTTCAAGGAGCTTTTGAAGATATCTGAAGAAGAATTTGGATTGCCTGGTGATGGCCCGATCACATTGACTTGTGATGCCGTATCCATGGAGTATGTCCTTTCTATGCTAAGAAGaggagtttctcaagaagtggAGAGGGCATTGCTTAGCTCCATTTTCATTAATACTAGCCCATCCACATGCTCTACTTTTTCTGTACAAAATACTCAACAGCTAACAATCTGCAGTTTCTGAATTCTCAGTGTTCTTATTGTAATCTCACAAATATCCACTTGTACATTCTTTACAGTTTTGTGATACCtaaaatttttcacaaatttcaTTTGATCTATCATTTACTTGTCAATTTCTAAGACTAACACCTACACTGCCAGATTTCCTGATCTAATTAATATTAAGGTACAAGCAAATCATGTAAAAGAACAACATAATGCAATGCAACCAATTGCAGTTCAAAACAAGTAAACGAACCCGGGCAACATATTCCAGTTAACTGTTTGaacaattttcttaattaaaaaataaaaactgatagTGATCAATGGGTAGCTTCTGATATTAAGCTATTAAACTATTGCATTTGACAGTAATAACTAAGAACAGCTAAAACTTTCTTGTTTGCAAATTCTCTAACCTATCTTGTACCACCTATTTTTCATTTGTGGACTGTTCAAGGAGTGTAAATATCACCAATGCAGAGCATGTGTGGAGGTTACATCGCTCCCCTGAGTCATCCGAATAGACTTGTCATGTAATGTGCACGCACCTTGCGTTGtccaaaataaattcaaatctaTGATGCAAATTGAAGATGTGATCCACATTCTAAaaacatcaagaaaaaaaaatttcatgtgaactataaatatttttcctatCCATGCTAATAATGAGAACAGAGTTTTCGAGCTTGTTTAGCTGAGCTTTTCAGAGATTGGCACAATAGCCTGAAAATGTGTATATGGATTTCCATATAATTATGGAGCATACATTCTGTATTCATAGTAAACACTGGTCGTAGCACATACGAAATAAAACAGCCCATGTTACCTGATTTAAAGTCAtgctataaataaaattttggccTGATAAACTCAAGCTCAATTTCTATTTGGACAAAACTGTAGAATTCGAGTGGGGCCTCAACCCTATCAAGATATGCACCAAtcttatttctcaaatacaaagAAGGGAAGAATGATGTGAATTAAACGATGCATATTAGCTGGTGGAAACTGACAGGTGTTCAAGAGTAAGACAGACCGTATGTACTACCCTTCAGTGCCACATTAAGTACTTTCTGGGCAATTTGCTCATGTGGAGCTGCAGAACACACGATGTTTTGGCAATACAGAACCAAAAATCTGAACTGGCACGGTGCATTGTTGTACTATCAATTATCATAGAGTAAAAGACTGAACTCAACATGTCATATGACTATGAAGAACATAATAGAGGAAAATGCAATGCAAACCAGAAACATTTGGGCCACATTTCATGTGGCAATTGCAACACCAAATCCAAATTAGTCACGTTCTATGTCTTCTCATCAAGTCCAGAAATCATCTCCTTGATGCTACGATGAATGAAGGAAACTAAACTTTTTCttacctatatataaacatatagtCCTCATTGTTTACTCAGCCTAGACGAGCACAAGTTTCATATACAACAAACCTTCATTAGTTATCATAAAAATCACTAAGATGGCCAGGAAGTGGCAGAAAGTGGCAGCAATGGCAAGAATGATATCCTCACCAAGAGTCAATGATCACTCTGATTTCAGTGCATGCAGTACCTCATCTGTTGCAGAAAAAGGCCATTTCAACGTTTACACTTTGGAAGGGAAGCGGTTTATGATTCCCTTGGCATACCTGAACAATGCTGTTTTCAAGGAGCTTTTGAAGATATCCG
It encodes:
- the LOC120276356 gene encoding auxin-responsive protein SAUR68-like, which translates into the protein MARTWQKMAAMARKISSPRANEHSDFSACSTSSVAEKGHFNVYTLEGKRFMIPLVYLNNVVFKELLKISEEEFGLPGDGPITLTCDAVSMEYVLSMLRRGVSQEVERALLSSIFINTSPSTCSTFSVQNTQQLTICSF
- the LOC120276430 gene encoding auxin-responsive protein SAUR68-like, coding for MARKWQKVAAMARMISSPRVNDHSDFSACSTSSVAEKGHFNVYTLEGKRFMIPLAYLNNAVFKELLKISEEEFGLPGDGPITLPCDAVSMEYVLSMLRRGVSQEVERALLSSIFSTGPSTCSNFSVQNNQQLTICSF